A region from the Salidesulfovibrio onnuriiensis genome encodes:
- a CDS encoding TonB-dependent receptor: MKRRVYPLLLAAMLLAFGVGRGHAEEITLDKVIVSARGTDSTQSKTPGGTGVVEKEEILLAPKASVADSLSRISGLTKTGDSPWGQDISIRGLSGASVVVLIDGMRLNTATEINARLGFINPMDIERVEVLKGPVSSLYGTGSTGGVINIITKKGGFTPEAELGGELIGSWSTNPQGPDGYARANLSDENFWMQVSGGLRDHEDFYGGDDERVSNSQFEDLYLRLAGGLRWNDFWATQFQVMNMEANEVGIPGGSSTMPQTAPITYPRSKNTLVSMDTTYTPESGALKEILVNAYYMKNDRRVRIDNPAPPISAIKPRADHETVGGKVQAEFALGEHSLIAGADIWNWHITSTRTRYLTAGGTVEDQPTPNTTQLSMGVFAEDDWKLTDQFTLNLGARLDRNEISNKDNANFEAATKEDIGWNIHAGLTWQPAEHWSHTFIAASSYRAADILERFKNINLGGGVTSVGNPDLDPEKSYYFEYGLHYTTPAFSATGAAFANFITDYIEEKLQNPTTYMMENVGEARIYGLELDADWRFAACWALYGNVALANGRDESNDEALRTVAPINGLAGIRYEAGNGFWARMETPWALRQSEVPDGVDRTDGWLTVNAATGYGFDWAKTRHEISLTVDNIFDKKYHNYLANSRSIELLEPGLSASLNYQLSF, encoded by the coding sequence ATGAAACGGAGAGTATATCCCCTGCTGCTTGCGGCAATGCTGCTCGCGTTCGGCGTTGGCCGGGGGCATGCGGAGGAGATCACCCTGGACAAGGTCATTGTCTCCGCCCGTGGTACGGACAGCACCCAGTCCAAGACACCGGGCGGCACCGGCGTGGTGGAAAAGGAGGAAATCCTCCTCGCGCCCAAGGCCAGCGTGGCCGATTCCCTGTCGCGCATTTCCGGCCTGACCAAGACCGGGGATTCCCCCTGGGGCCAGGACATCAGCATACGCGGCCTGTCCGGGGCCTCGGTGGTGGTGCTCATCGACGGCATGCGGCTCAACACCGCCACCGAGATCAACGCCCGCCTCGGATTCATCAACCCCATGGACATCGAGCGCGTGGAGGTGCTCAAGGGCCCTGTCAGCTCCCTGTACGGAACGGGCTCCACGGGCGGGGTTATCAACATCATCACCAAGAAGGGCGGATTCACCCCGGAAGCCGAACTGGGCGGAGAACTCATCGGTTCCTGGTCCACCAATCCGCAGGGGCCGGACGGGTATGCCCGGGCCAACCTGAGCGACGAGAATTTCTGGATGCAGGTCTCCGGCGGGCTGCGCGACCACGAGGACTTCTACGGCGGCGATGACGAACGGGTTTCCAACAGCCAGTTCGAGGACCTCTACCTGCGCCTGGCCGGCGGGCTGCGCTGGAACGACTTCTGGGCCACTCAGTTCCAGGTCATGAACATGGAAGCGAACGAGGTGGGCATTCCCGGCGGCTCCAGCACCATGCCCCAGACCGCGCCCATCACCTACCCGCGCTCCAAGAACACCCTGGTGAGCATGGACACCACCTACACGCCCGAGTCGGGGGCGCTCAAGGAGATCCTGGTCAACGCCTACTACATGAAAAACGACCGCAGGGTCCGCATCGACAACCCGGCCCCGCCCATCTCGGCCATCAAGCCCCGGGCGGACCACGAGACCGTGGGCGGAAAGGTGCAGGCGGAATTCGCCCTGGGCGAGCACAGCCTCATTGCCGGGGCCGACATCTGGAACTGGCACATCACGTCCACGCGCACCCGCTACCTGACCGCGGGCGGCACCGTTGAGGACCAGCCCACCCCCAACACCACCCAGCTCTCCATGGGCGTCTTTGCCGAGGACGACTGGAAGCTTACCGATCAGTTCACCCTGAACCTGGGCGCGCGCCTGGACCGCAACGAAATATCCAACAAGGACAACGCCAACTTCGAGGCAGCCACCAAGGAGGACATCGGCTGGAACATCCACGCGGGCCTGACCTGGCAGCCTGCGGAACACTGGTCCCACACCTTCATCGCCGCCAGCAGCTACCGTGCGGCGGACATCCTGGAGCGGTTCAAGAACATCAACCTGGGCGGCGGCGTCACCTCGGTGGGCAACCCGGACCTGGACCCGGAAAAATCCTACTACTTCGAATACGGCCTACACTACACCACCCCCGCCTTCAGCGCCACTGGGGCGGCCTTTGCCAACTTCATCACCGACTACATCGAGGAAAAGCTCCAGAACCCCACCACGTACATGATGGAAAACGTGGGCGAGGCGCGCATCTACGGTCTCGAGCTGGATGCGGACTGGCGCTTTGCCGCCTGCTGGGCCCTCTACGGAAACGTGGCCCTGGCCAACGGCCGGGATGAAAGCAACGACGAGGCCCTGCGCACGGTGGCCCCCATCAACGGCCTTGCCGGCATCCGCTACGAGGCGGGCAACGGCTTCTGGGCCAGGATGGAAACGCCGTGGGCCCTGCGCCAGAGCGAGGTTCCGGACGGCGTGGACCGCACGGACGGCTGGCTCACGGTCAACGCGGCCACGGGTTACGGATTCGACTGGGCCAAGACCCGACACGAAATCTCCCTGACCGTGGACAACATCTTCGACAAGAAATACCATAACTACCTGGCCAACTCCCGCAGCATAGAACTGCTGGAGCCGGGGCTGAGCGCCTCGCTCAACTACCAGCTCAGCTTCTAG
- a CDS encoding ABC transporter substrate-binding protein — MMSPDSVYLAIAPNILRKTVQDLARMDLDLDLIPPQTHQEMLDFSVGFGRDGDIPGLTLCAYPQYYYNLLQYQTTGKLASLPDTLPPMRAELTALGMAEPSSHFRVIGFVPFVIAAAKRVSPPIWDWEDLCRPDLCGSIAVPPRDTPLPDLFDTMMTARYGDRAAGAIAGKNVSYTPLDINKRVDAGEFLAGVSIPAFSKTYREGNGHMVWPSSGAWPVPLAAAVRADAPPDAMRFLRYLLSNEYQNYLSISGGIIPVVEGVPWFDEMAANNGRLQWPGWDALVALGRPEAA, encoded by the coding sequence ATGATGAGCCCCGATTCCGTCTACCTGGCCATTGCGCCCAACATCCTGCGCAAGACGGTGCAGGACCTGGCCCGCATGGATCTGGACCTGGACCTGATCCCGCCCCAGACCCACCAGGAGATGCTCGACTTCTCCGTGGGCTTCGGGCGGGACGGGGACATTCCCGGCCTGACCCTGTGCGCCTATCCCCAGTACTACTACAACCTGCTCCAATACCAGACGACCGGGAAACTGGCCTCCCTGCCGGACACCCTGCCCCCCATGCGCGCGGAGCTGACCGCCCTGGGCATGGCCGAGCCGTCGAGTCATTTCCGCGTCATCGGGTTCGTGCCCTTTGTCATTGCAGCGGCCAAAAGGGTTTCCCCGCCCATCTGGGACTGGGAGGACCTCTGCCGTCCGGACCTGTGCGGCTCCATTGCCGTGCCGCCGAGAGACACCCCCCTGCCCGACCTCTTCGACACCATGATGACCGCCCGATACGGCGACCGGGCGGCCGGGGCCATTGCCGGGAAAAACGTCAGCTACACGCCCCTGGACATCAACAAGCGGGTGGATGCGGGCGAATTCCTGGCAGGGGTGAGCATCCCGGCCTTCAGCAAGACCTACCGGGAGGGCAACGGCCACATGGTCTGGCCCAGCTCCGGGGCCTGGCCCGTGCCCCTGGCCGCGGCGGTGCGTGCCGACGCGCCCCCGGACGCCATGCGCTTCCTGCGCTACCTGCTTTCCAATGAATACCAGAACTATCTGTCCATCTCCGGCGGCATCATCCCGGTGGTGGAGGGGGTTCCCTGGTTCGATGAAATGGCGGCCAACAACGGCCGGCTGCAATGGCCCGGATGGGATGCGCTCGTCGCCCTGGGCAGGCCGGAAGCCGCTTAA
- a CDS encoding ATP-binding cassette domain-containing protein produces the protein MIIETITIQAGRDKQGNPESISGVDLRPGDSLALVGPTGSGKSELLSDIEQAACGDTRSGRTILINGRPLAETPTGLVATLSQKTNFVMDASVEQFILLHAESKGRDGKALMAPLLEMTNSLCGEPVSPEMSLQVLSGGQSRALMIADIALLSDTPIVLIDEVENAGIHKFKALEVLAGHHKIVISATHDPVLILMNDTRLVMRNGAMAALLSACDGERAYADRLRDMDDTLMQAREILRQGHTLNTREAL, from the coding sequence ATGATCATCGAAACAATCACCATCCAGGCCGGGCGCGACAAGCAGGGCAACCCCGAGTCCATCTCCGGCGTGGACCTGCGCCCCGGCGATTCCCTGGCCCTAGTGGGCCCCACCGGTTCGGGCAAGAGCGAACTGCTCTCGGACATCGAGCAGGCGGCCTGCGGCGACACGCGCTCGGGCCGCACCATTCTCATCAACGGAAGGCCGCTTGCCGAAACGCCCACGGGCCTGGTGGCCACCCTTTCCCAGAAAACCAACTTCGTCATGGACGCCAGCGTGGAACAGTTCATCCTGCTCCATGCCGAGAGCAAGGGCCGCGACGGCAAGGCGCTCATGGCGCCGCTCCTGGAAATGACCAACAGCCTGTGCGGCGAACCGGTCTCGCCGGAAATGTCCCTGCAGGTGCTCAGCGGCGGCCAGTCCCGCGCCCTGATGATCGCGGACATCGCCCTGCTCTCGGATACGCCCATCGTGCTCATCGACGAGGTGGAAAACGCGGGCATCCACAAGTTCAAGGCCCTGGAGGTCCTGGCCGGGCACCACAAGATCGTCATTTCCGCAACCCACGACCCGGTGCTCATTCTCATGAACGACACCAGGCTGGTCATGCGCAACGGGGCCATGGCCGCCCTGCTCTCGGCCTGCGACGGCGAACGCGCCTATGCGGACCGGCTCAGGGACATGGACGACACCCTCATGCAGGCCCGTGAAATCCTGCGGCAGGGCCACACGCTGAACACCCGGGAGGCCTTATGA
- a CDS encoding GTP-binding protein, whose product MKLVTIAGAPSAGKTAVTLHLIRQLAKDGKRSAAVKFDTLGTTDDQIYRDRLGIPAIQGLSDYLCPDHYFVSNLEEACAWGRRQRADYLFVETAGLCYRCAPHIKDVPAITVIDNLGGMEAPRKMGPALTLADVVVVTKSDLISQAEKEVFAHRISQVNQTAAIVHVNGLTGTGVLHLKRLSESWTDARELEGLSLRYSMPASICSYCTGETRIGKRFQSGNVEKLLLEENAA is encoded by the coding sequence GTGAAACTCGTCACCATTGCAGGAGCGCCGAGCGCCGGAAAAACCGCCGTAACCCTGCACCTCATCCGCCAGCTGGCCAAGGACGGGAAACGGTCCGCAGCGGTCAAGTTCGACACGCTGGGCACCACGGATGACCAAATCTACCGGGACCGCCTCGGCATTCCGGCCATCCAGGGACTTTCCGATTATCTCTGCCCGGACCATTACTTCGTCTCCAACCTGGAGGAGGCCTGCGCCTGGGGCCGCCGGCAGCGGGCCGACTACCTTTTCGTCGAAACCGCCGGGCTCTGCTACCGCTGCGCCCCCCATATCAAGGACGTGCCCGCCATCACGGTCATCGACAACCTGGGCGGCATGGAGGCCCCGCGCAAGATGGGCCCCGCCCTGACCCTGGCCGACGTGGTGGTGGTCACCAAGAGCGACCTGATCTCCCAGGCCGAGAAAGAGGTCTTTGCCCACCGCATTTCCCAGGTCAACCAGACGGCGGCCATCGTCCACGTCAACGGCCTCACCGGCACGGGCGTGCTGCACCTAAAGCGCCTCAGCGAGTCCTGGACCGACGCCCGGGAGCTGGAAGGCCTCAGCCTGCGCTATTCCATGCCCGCCTCCATCTGTTCCTACTGCACGGGAGAAACCCGGATCGGAAAGCGGTTCCAGTCCGGCAACGTGGAAAAACTCCTGCTCGAGGAGAACGCGGCATGA
- a CDS encoding helix-turn-helix transcriptional regulator: MRIQVVSLDKAGQSAQQSDNSVLHADLHAPVNAFRLRSDLAVCFWESAARERQRFEMSFDRPVLRFSFILEGNGISRARGQEDFVRNKGIIEVRYFPGTGGIVELAPNQGHKWLDIVLQPSFLDIALPEETALLPHAVQSVVNRETDTLPCDSRRMTPEQFVAASQLAHCPYTHAARTLYLKSKTLELLSHVLAEYAPAPCRTRLSTYEIECLNKARDLLVADLEAPPSLKELALSVGLNETKLKTGFKAQFGQTVYGYFRAYRVDLARKRLLESTDSVSEVASSVGYTNISHFSAAFKERHGVTPSRYRKNNIFFTSPANG; the protein is encoded by the coding sequence ATGCGCATACAAGTCGTGTCCTTGGACAAAGCGGGGCAGTCAGCCCAGCAGTCCGATAATTCAGTCCTGCATGCGGATCTGCATGCACCGGTCAACGCCTTCAGGCTCAGGTCCGACCTGGCGGTCTGCTTCTGGGAAAGCGCCGCGCGGGAACGGCAGCGCTTCGAGATGTCCTTTGACCGTCCCGTGCTGCGGTTCAGCTTCATCCTCGAAGGAAACGGCATCTCCCGGGCCAGGGGCCAGGAGGATTTCGTCCGCAACAAGGGTATCATCGAGGTGCGCTATTTCCCGGGAACCGGGGGAATCGTCGAACTTGCGCCCAACCAGGGCCACAAGTGGCTGGACATAGTGCTCCAGCCGTCCTTCCTGGACATCGCCCTGCCCGAGGAAACCGCGCTCCTGCCCCACGCGGTGCAAAGCGTGGTCAACCGGGAAACCGACACCCTCCCCTGCGACAGCCGCAGGATGACGCCCGAGCAGTTCGTCGCCGCATCGCAGCTGGCCCACTGCCCGTATACCCACGCGGCCCGCACCCTGTACCTCAAGAGCAAGACCCTGGAACTGCTTTCCCATGTGCTGGCCGAGTATGCGCCCGCGCCCTGCCGCACCCGCCTGAGCACCTACGAGATCGAGTGCCTGAACAAGGCGCGCGACCTGCTGGTCGCCGACCTGGAGGCCCCGCCCAGCCTCAAGGAGCTGGCCCTTTCCGTGGGCCTGAACGAGACCAAGCTCAAGACCGGGTTCAAGGCCCAGTTCGGCCAGACCGTCTACGGCTATTTCCGGGCCTACCGGGTGGACCTGGCGCGCAAGCGCCTGCTGGAAAGCACGGACTCCGTCAGCGAGGTGGCCAGCAGCGTGGGCTATACCAACATCAGCCACTTCAGCGCGGCCTTCAAGGAGCGCCACGGGGTCACGCCGTCCCGCTACCGCAAGAACAACATCTTTTTCACCAGTCCGGCCAACGGGTAA
- a CDS encoding helix-turn-helix domain-containing protein: protein MTAQKNTAIGLDSVRDFSTLGSEQKERLFRSMWQEYRVRPGMCVSVFDAQLQEDFTFCYRKENRFMDFGFFLEGAFANDLRKTPIGRLNLENRAGEGGMGFFREIEGTVTIPAGKKTRLIHVHVLPDVLRSLLEQDMETVHPELRGALEPREGNDFYRRRCLQPMVQAVANELFFGVRNNFGVRMYMEGKVLELLGLFLAEGGNPAADKKAALSPRERDVIHAIRAELEERYASPPTLAEIAARHHMGVSKVQAGFRAVFGMSVFNFLKEYKLQKAKMLFDEGDMNVSEVAWTIGYINLSHFGAAFRKRFGVLPKAYHKSIRARAHGVGHGRA from the coding sequence ATGACGGCGCAAAAAAACACCGCAATCGGCCTTGATTCCGTGAGGGATTTTTCCACCTTGGGCAGCGAGCAAAAGGAACGGCTCTTTCGTTCCATGTGGCAGGAGTACCGGGTTCGGCCCGGCATGTGCGTCAGTGTTTTCGATGCGCAGCTGCAGGAGGATTTCACCTTTTGCTACCGCAAGGAAAATCGATTCATGGATTTCGGTTTTTTCCTGGAGGGCGCGTTTGCCAATGATCTGCGCAAAACGCCCATAGGACGCCTGAACCTGGAGAACCGGGCCGGGGAGGGCGGCATGGGCTTTTTTCGGGAGATTGAAGGGACCGTGACCATCCCGGCCGGGAAAAAGACCCGCCTCATCCATGTCCACGTTCTGCCGGATGTCCTCCGCTCCCTGCTGGAACAGGACATGGAAACGGTCCATCCCGAGCTTCGCGGCGCGCTGGAGCCTCGGGAAGGAAACGACTTCTACCGCAGGCGCTGCCTGCAGCCCATGGTCCAGGCCGTCGCCAACGAACTGTTTTTCGGCGTGCGCAACAATTTCGGAGTGCGCATGTACATGGAGGGCAAGGTTCTGGAGCTGCTGGGGCTGTTCCTTGCCGAAGGGGGAAATCCTGCGGCGGACAAAAAGGCCGCCTTGAGTCCCAGGGAGCGCGACGTCATCCATGCCATCCGCGCCGAGCTGGAGGAACGCTACGCCTCGCCCCCGACCCTGGCGGAGATTGCCGCCCGTCACCATATGGGCGTTTCCAAGGTGCAGGCCGGGTTTCGGGCCGTGTTCGGCATGTCCGTCTTCAATTTTCTCAAGGAATACAAACTTCAAAAGGCCAAGATGCTTTTTGACGAGGGCGACATGAATGTCAGTGAGGTCGCCTGGACCATCGGCTACATCAACCTGAGCCATTTCGGCGCGGCCTTCAGGAAGCGCTTCGGCGTCCTGCCCAAGGCCTATCACAAATCCATCCGGGCCAGGGCGCATGGAGTCGGGCACGGACGGGCCTGA
- a CDS encoding TonB-dependent receptor, giving the protein MRRIAGFMALLAALALVCAAAPCARAGQEEKKEDLRLEPVVVNAEKRSEEVQDVPASITVLEEGDLRDMGIKNTDDLARHVPGLEFNDFGSRRHGLMFLRGIKNLPTTEPSTGYYVDGVNYSKPYMFNFPLFDVERVEVLKGPQGALYGRNTVGGVINVLTRQPGNEVVFSAGTTLGNFGQKEVRGNWSGPLVEDRLFLGIYGMAAARDGFMENDVDTGGKDGRYQDGKAARMKLRYLANPDWELGLILDAQQHDDGAYSGRRTSRNSLVKAGAVGTDSRYHYSHDFDGSQENECWGATLNSVYETGLGSFHSITGYRDYDSDEDIDADFSPLDVMRKQYVQRDQDFSQEFRLNSSEGDGPLEWLVGTSFFNLHSRTEVTNRMGADHAAPGMKVAFDTDRHNMGASAFGQGTYTFWERFDLTLGLRYEYEHADVDAEQLNTPAGGPASVAASHDGAMHFGALLPKVSLAWHLDDDHMLYGTISRAHRSGGFNDASAPSGKEAYAEEYSWLYEVGLKSMFMDGRLMFNLSGFYTSIDDEQLPLFKTGTMQSYIDNAGKSYRTGIEIESRYRLTEELGLDANFSWIEARFEEYEDPAVGADYAGNRVFLVPNYTYGLGLDYRHALNGDWNLVGRADITGVGSRYFDDGNTVEENPYDLVDLRFGVEGEHLACTLWVKNVFDKEYTVFENTTAGIAEDGAPRTFGMSLDYSF; this is encoded by the coding sequence ATGAGACGAATCGCAGGATTCATGGCGCTGCTCGCCGCGCTTGCGCTGGTTTGCGCCGCCGCGCCCTGCGCCCGGGCCGGCCAGGAGGAGAAAAAGGAGGACCTTCGGCTGGAACCGGTCGTGGTCAACGCGGAAAAACGTTCGGAGGAGGTTCAGGACGTCCCGGCCAGCATCACCGTGCTGGAGGAGGGAGACCTCCGGGACATGGGCATCAAGAACACCGACGACCTGGCTCGGCATGTTCCCGGCCTGGAGTTCAACGACTTCGGCAGCCGCAGGCACGGGCTCATGTTCCTGCGCGGCATCAAGAATCTGCCCACCACCGAGCCGTCCACGGGGTATTACGTGGACGGGGTCAACTATTCGAAGCCCTACATGTTCAACTTCCCGCTGTTCGACGTGGAGCGCGTGGAGGTGCTCAAGGGGCCGCAGGGGGCCCTGTACGGCCGCAACACCGTGGGAGGCGTCATCAATGTCCTTACCCGGCAGCCCGGCAACGAGGTGGTCTTCAGCGCGGGCACGACCCTGGGCAACTTCGGGCAGAAGGAGGTGCGCGGCAACTGGAGCGGCCCCCTGGTGGAGGACAGGCTCTTTCTGGGGATCTACGGCATGGCCGCGGCCCGGGACGGGTTCATGGAAAACGACGTGGACACGGGCGGCAAGGACGGACGGTACCAGGACGGCAAGGCCGCGCGCATGAAGCTGCGCTACCTGGCCAACCCGGACTGGGAGCTGGGGCTGATCCTGGACGCGCAGCAGCATGACGACGGGGCCTATTCGGGGCGGCGCACGAGCCGCAACAGCCTGGTCAAGGCCGGGGCCGTGGGCACGGACAGCCGCTATCATTACTCCCATGATTTTGACGGTTCCCAGGAGAACGAGTGCTGGGGGGCCACCCTGAATTCCGTGTACGAGACCGGGCTGGGCTCCTTCCATTCCATCACCGGCTACCGCGACTACGACAGCGACGAGGACATCGACGCCGACTTCAGCCCCCTGGACGTGATGCGCAAGCAGTATGTGCAGCGCGATCAGGACTTCTCCCAGGAGTTCCGCCTGAACTCCTCCGAGGGGGACGGGCCGCTCGAATGGCTGGTGGGCACCTCGTTCTTCAACCTGCACTCCCGGACCGAGGTGACCAACCGGATGGGCGCCGACCACGCGGCCCCGGGCATGAAGGTGGCCTTTGATACGGACCGCCACAATATGGGCGCTTCGGCTTTCGGGCAGGGAACCTATACCTTTTGGGAAAGGTTCGATCTGACCTTGGGCCTGCGCTACGAATACGAGCATGCCGACGTGGATGCGGAACAGCTGAACACCCCGGCCGGAGGCCCCGCTTCCGTGGCCGCCTCCCACGACGGGGCCATGCATTTCGGGGCCCTGCTTCCCAAGGTGTCCCTGGCCTGGCATCTCGACGACGACCACATGCTCTACGGCACCATTTCCCGCGCGCACCGCAGCGGCGGGTTCAACGACGCCTCCGCCCCCTCGGGCAAGGAGGCCTATGCGGAGGAATACAGCTGGCTGTACGAGGTGGGCCTCAAGTCCATGTTCATGGACGGGCGGCTCATGTTCAACCTGTCGGGATTCTACACGTCCATCGACGACGAACAGCTTCCCCTGTTCAAAACCGGCACCATGCAGTCCTATATCGACAACGCCGGGAAATCCTACCGCACCGGGATTGAGATTGAGAGTCGTTACAGGCTAACGGAGGAGCTGGGGCTGGACGCCAACTTCTCCTGGATCGAGGCCCGGTTTGAGGAATACGAGGACCCGGCCGTGGGCGCGGACTACGCCGGGAACCGCGTGTTCCTGGTGCCGAATTACACCTACGGACTCGGCCTGGACTACCGCCATGCCCTGAACGGGGACTGGAACCTGGTGGGCCGGGCCGACATCACGGGCGTGGGCTCCCGGTATTTCGACGACGGCAACACCGTGGAGGAGAATCCCTACGACCTAGTGGACCTCCGGTTCGGCGTGGAAGGGGAGCACCTTGCCTGCACGCTGTGGGTCAAGAACGTGTTCGACAAGGAATATACGGTCTTCGAGAACACCACCGCAGGCATAGCCGAGGACGGCGCACCGCGCACCTTCGGCATGTCTCTGGATTACAGCTTCTAG
- a CDS encoding MFS transporter, giving the protein MRLFVGVSGRGSTAWKMFLLACMYLCQAIPLGYVFGSLPVIMRENRMSLESVGGLFILHLPWAFKFLYASRVDRTGFARLGRRRSWILPLQWAGAGLLLAVAGLPPETDFRSMYMVLLALNVVMATNDIAVDGYATDMLEPGERAWGNVIQAGARYVGMILGGGVMLFLHSSLGWGFLCRVLAATVFLFSLPVLLHRELAPVSVETEDGDGSAGGVLAFLRRRQTRFLLLVLIAPTAFAFCGFMMHTPLLVDLGLSSRDIGGLLMHYGYPAGLAGTVLCGWLLHRAGRRTFLRAFCLAVILLCAFTVHCIREGGIAFWQAAMVLSLDNFLMGGINVWGFTLMMRASAGPHAGVGFAVLSSLFILVPLATAPLWGRVGDLAGFGPLYALLGALTLAGFVAAEAGMRLERKRSSGTVLPEGVS; this is encoded by the coding sequence ATGCGATTGTTCGTTGGCGTTTCAGGCCGAGGTTCCACGGCGTGGAAGATGTTCCTGCTGGCCTGCATGTATCTGTGCCAGGCCATTCCCCTGGGGTATGTGTTCGGCAGTCTGCCGGTGATTATGCGTGAAAACCGCATGAGCCTGGAGAGCGTGGGCGGGCTGTTCATCCTGCATCTGCCCTGGGCGTTCAAGTTTCTCTACGCCTCCAGGGTGGACCGCACTGGATTTGCCCGGCTGGGCCGCCGCAGGTCCTGGATCCTTCCCTTGCAATGGGCCGGAGCCGGCCTGCTGCTGGCGGTGGCCGGGCTGCCGCCGGAAACCGATTTCCGGTCCATGTACATGGTCCTGCTGGCGCTGAACGTGGTCATGGCCACCAACGACATCGCGGTGGACGGCTATGCCACGGACATGCTGGAGCCCGGCGAGCGGGCCTGGGGCAACGTCATCCAGGCCGGGGCCCGGTACGTGGGCATGATTCTCGGCGGCGGGGTCATGCTCTTCCTGCATTCCTCGTTGGGGTGGGGCTTTCTGTGCCGCGTGCTCGCCGCCACCGTCTTTCTGTTCAGCCTGCCCGTGCTCCTGCACCGGGAGCTGGCCCCGGTGTCCGTGGAAACGGAGGACGGGGACGGCTCGGCCGGCGGGGTGCTGGCCTTTCTCCGTCGTCGCCAAACGCGTTTCCTGCTGCTGGTGCTGATTGCGCCCACGGCCTTCGCCTTCTGCGGGTTCATGATGCACACCCCCCTGCTGGTGGATCTCGGCCTTTCCTCCAGGGACATTGGGGGTCTGCTCATGCACTACGGCTATCCGGCGGGTCTGGCGGGCACCGTGCTCTGCGGCTGGCTGTTGCATCGGGCGGGGAGGCGTACGTTCCTGCGGGCTTTCTGCCTGGCCGTCATCCTGCTGTGCGCCTTTACGGTGCACTGCATCCGCGAGGGAGGCATCGCGTTCTGGCAGGCCGCCATGGTCCTGTCCCTGGACAACTTCCTCATGGGCGGCATCAATGTCTGGGGCTTCACCCTCATGATGCGGGCCAGCGCCGGGCCCCATGCCGGGGTCGGGTTTGCCGTGCTCAGCAGCCTGTTCATCCTGGTTCCCCTGGCCACGGCGCCGCTGTGGGGCCGTGTGGGCGATCTGGCCGGATTCGGCCCCCTGTACGCCCTGCTCGGGGCATTGACCCTGGCGGGGTTTGTCGCCGCGGAGGCGGGCATGCGTCTGGAGCGGAAGAGGTCGTCCGGGACCGTCCTGCCCGAAGGCGTGTCCTGA
- a CDS encoding flavodoxin family protein, with product MNILNLYASLNGQTEKVALEIERACADAGCDVKTINVGKQDLELDLLRNDLTFMGSGVYTWLPGKRMLKWIDRQLASARDRNLILPGSPRLPGKFACVYCTYAGPHTGEAEATPAIKYMGQLFDHLGVTVADEWAIPGAFVPENKRHLNTSGRLGNIEGRPNEHDLMQVRERARGLIESLRSPAANESLR from the coding sequence ATGAACATTCTGAACCTCTATGCCTCGCTCAACGGGCAGACGGAAAAGGTGGCCCTGGAGATCGAACGGGCCTGCGCGGACGCGGGCTGCGACGTGAAGACCATCAATGTCGGCAAGCAGGACCTGGAATTGGACCTGCTGCGGAACGACCTGACCTTCATGGGCTCGGGCGTCTACACCTGGCTGCCGGGCAAGCGCATGCTCAAGTGGATAGACCGGCAACTGGCCTCGGCCCGGGACCGGAATCTGATCCTGCCGGGCTCCCCCCGTCTTCCCGGCAAATTCGCCTGCGTCTACTGCACCTATGCCGGGCCACACACCGGGGAGGCAGAGGCCACGCCGGCCATCAAGTACATGGGGCAGCTCTTCGACCACCTGGGCGTCACCGTGGCCGACGAATGGGCCATTCCGGGAGCCTTCGTGCCCGAAAACAAGCGGCACCTGAACACCTCGGGCAGGCTGGGCAATATTGAAGGCCGCCCGAACGAACACGATCTGATGCAGGTCCGCGAGCGGGCCAGGGGGCTCATCGAGTCATTGCGTTCCCCGGCGGCGAACGAATCCCTCCGCTGA